The DNA segment GATGTTATAAATAATGTTATATATGTTTCTTTAATTTCCTCTTTTTTATTTGCTTTAATTCATATATTTAATTTTTTAAATGGTATTGAAGAAAAGAAATATTTTTTAATTACTTTTCCATTTAGATTTGCTTTTGGTATTTTTTTTTCTATTATCTATTTCAAGTATGGAATTTTAAGTACAATTTTTCTACACTTTTTAGTTGATTTTCCTGCATTATTGAGAATATACAAAAGAGTGCATTAATATGCACTTTTTTATTAATCCTTTAAACTACCTTGAGTTAAACCAGCAATAATATATTTTTGTGCAATAGCAAATACAAATATAGTTGGTAATAATGCTATTACAATTCCTGCAGCTAAAACATTCCACTGAATTCCAGCCTTTGAAATTATCGAGTATAATCCTACAGGAACAGTATATTTATCAGAAGTGTTTAAAAACATTACTGCAGTAAATAATTCATTCCAATTATTTACAAATGAAAAACTCATAATAGCTGAAAGTCCAGGCAACATTAATGGAATTGTTATTTTAAATAATGTTTGAAATTCATTACATCCATCAATTAAAGCCGCTTCTTCTATACTTTTTGGGATTCTATCAAAAAAACCTCTAGCCATAATTGCACTAAAAGCAGCTCCAATACCACTATATACTATTATAATACTTATTAGTTTGTCTATTAATTTTAGTTCTGAAAACATAACATATTGAGGTACCATTATTAAATATGAAGGTATCATTTGCGAAAAAAATAAAAATAATACTAATGCATATTTCCCCTTAAATTCTTTTCTAGATAGTACATAACCACTTAACATTGCGAAAAAAGTAGATACAAAAGAAGCTAATATAGATACAATAACACTATTTAAAAAGTATTGTTTGAAATTCACAAATTCAAACAATTTCCTATAACCATATAAACTTGGGTTATTTGTCCAATAACGTATAGGAAATGTATATAATTCATATACTGGTTTAAATGAAGTTAATATAATCCAGTATAATGGAAATAATGCAAATATTAAAAA comes from the Marinitoga litoralis genome and includes:
- a CDS encoding carbohydrate ABC transporter permease, producing MKKLYIKIIKFILLALFLIFALFPLYWIILTSFKPVYELYTFPIRYWTNNPSLYGYRKLFEFVNFKQYFLNSVIVSILASFVSTFFAMLSGYVLSRKEFKGKYALVLFLFFSQMIPSYLIMVPQYVMFSELKLIDKLISIIIVYSGIGAAFSAIMARGFFDRIPKSIEEAALIDGCNEFQTLFKITIPLMLPGLSAIMSFSFVNNWNELFTAVMFLNTSDKYTVPVGLYSIISKAGIQWNVLAAGIVIALLPTIFVFAIAQKYIIAGLTQGSLKD